A single window of Danio rerio strain Tuebingen ecotype United States chromosome 15, GRCz12tu, whole genome shotgun sequence DNA harbors:
- the slc25a15a gene encoding solute carrier family 25 member 15a isoform X3, with the protein MHEMEASGKIASGQKSTVWSVVRNVLRTNGPLGFYQGFTTTIVRELPGYFCFFGGYELSRSIFAHHMATDKEHIGVVPLMFSGGFGGACLWLVVYPIDCVKSRIQVLSLAGKQEGFIKTLMGILRNEGVAPLYSGLTPTMIRTFPANGALFLAYEVSRKFMMKQFDH; encoded by the exons CACGGTGTGGTCTGTTGTGAGAAATGTGTTGCGGACAAACGGTCCTTTGGGTTTCTATCAGGGCTTCACCACCACTATTGTCCGAGAGCTGCCTGGATATTTCTGTTTCTTTGGAGGTTATGAACTCAGCCGCTCCATATTTGCCCACCACATGGCCACAGACAAAGAGCACATCG GTGTCGTGCCGCTGATGTTCAGTGGGGGTTTTGGCGGTGCGTGTCTCTGGTTGGTTGTGTATCCTATAGACTGTGTGAAATCTCGCATTCAGGTTCTGTCTCTAGCAGGGAAACAGGAAGGTTTCATCAAGACTCTTATGGGGATTTTACGAAACGAAG GAGTGGCGCCTCTGTATTCAGGTTTGACTCCTACTATGATCCGCACGTTTCCTGCTAATGGAGCTCTCTTTCTGGCTTATGAAGTCAGTCGCAAGTTCATGATGAAGCAGTTTGATCATTGA